The following proteins are encoded in a genomic region of Diabrotica virgifera virgifera chromosome 1, PGI_DIABVI_V3a:
- the LOC126879268 gene encoding uncharacterized protein LOC126879268, whose protein sequence is MSGIGELSCDIVQNLIKARDILFQNYTPREANIWLKHIKRHLTLFNKAIRYGDLDVPKLRRLQTNVGHLKTIKVEIQNFSHHVGAGMNKRNKVKWEEVTSSFASRVRTGIIINLAHKDVMQFFGDCFKLFKIRITNILKKFNVIKCNTAFCGKFIRKANQGENSEFKYFNTKNEIIDAGTDLTLWFHSNVIDKLMAKLSEFEEKGSGWALEKIISLEVNINKYEIGNGASSFIKLPDQIRNKNACINVKNNDEACFFWSIVSALYPSKANSDRTSSYPHYTTVLNVDGLETPMTIGGISKFEKQNDISVNVYGLEMNVAKEKTFYVTIPLRLCKIKLARHVNLLMIQDKYFLKLNDYEAPIEDDEIVDIKYHYCMIKNLSRLLSSQTSNHSHKIFVCDRCLNYFSSFDRLNDHAKYCERINDCKVSFPPYQHVKFKNHVYKQTTPFVVYADFEAMLQKIKNGPLKSKTIKHQEHKAFSAGYYVKCSYDESLSFYRSYAGTGCLEWYAKEMADLAMFVNGKIKHIVPMNIKPNTNGATDCHICEKTFVEEDVVVKDHCHFTGAFRGFAHQVCNLNFRKQFVVPIFFHNLSGYDSHFMIRQLAKKGSISLLPINKERYISFTLNDTQSAVKLRFVDSLRFLNSSLDKLATTLNTEDLRYLAREFPNAAPEQIELLRRKGIFPYEYIDSMDRLKETQLPSIDKFYSSLTNESISKDMYQHAQNVWQSFDIKNILEYSLLYMKTDIMLLTCIFENFRQKCRGTYGLDPAWYFTMPGFSWDAMLKYTGCKLELLQDIDKIMFIEKSIRGGISQVSNRYSEANNKYMPSYDSSKPSKYVVYLDVNNLYGWAMSQCLPYAKFEWVDTNIDVLSIPDDGDTGYILQVDLEYPEHLHDLHKDFPFCCEHQVPSGSKFKKLMTTLHNKTEYTLHYRNLKQALNAGLKLTKIHKVLKFQQSAWLKPYIDLNTKLRTAATTAFEKDLYKLANNAIFGKTMENIRKHRIVKLVSKWEGRYGAKNLISSPRFHNRTIFDENLMAIELNKTNLTFNKPLYIGMSILDISKVCMYDFHYNFMLPTVGIENLKLMYGDTDSFIYEVTCDDVYRDVIQTNLSKFDTSDYAEDNPYNIPQVNKKVLGLMKDEANGRIITHFVGLRSKMYSFKLQYTNEERQTLWQKYKNTMDDAAIEKIVNNLGVTKKSKGVKYSVVKNSITFEDYVECLKEFTTKSVTQSTFRSYAHNMFTITQEKIALSPYDDKRCLQKDSYDTLPWGHYATTMIE, encoded by the coding sequence ATGAGTGGCATAGGAGAATTAAGTTGTGACATTGTACAAAATCTAATTAAAGCGAGAGAcattctttttcaaaattatacacCGCGAGAAGCAAATATTTGGCTAAAACATATTAAGAGGCATTTAACATTGTTTAATAAAGCTATTCGGTATGGCGACTTGGATGTACCAAAATTGCGTCGATTGCAAACAAACGTTGGACACTTAAAAACAATTAAAGtggaaattcaaaatttttctcaTCACGTGGGTGCTGGCATGAATAAACGCAACAAAGTTAAATGGGAGGAGGTAACTTCATCATTTGCAAGTCGGGTTAGAACGGGAATAATTATTAATCTGGCTCATAAGGACGTAATGCAATTTTTCGGTGATTGTTTCAAgctttttaaaattagaattacaaatattttaaaaaaatttaatgtaataAAATGTAATACCGCTTTTTGTGGAAAGTTTATAAGAAAAGCAAATCAGGGGGAAAATAgcgaatttaaatattttaacacAAAAAATGAAATCATAGACGCGGGAACAGACTTGACTTTGTGGTTCCACTCGAACGTAATTGATAAACTTATGGCAAAACTATCAGAGTTTGAGGAAAAGGGATCAGGGTGGGCTTTGGAAAAAATAATATCTTTGGAGGTTAATATTAACAAATATGAAATCGGGAATGGGGCTTCATCCTTCATTAAGCTACCGGATCAAATCAGAAATAAAAACGCGTGTATCAATGTAAAAAACAATGATGAGGCGTGCTTTTTTTGGAGTATAGTTTCAGCGCTGTATCCCTCCAAAGCAAATTCTGATCGGACTAGTTCGTATCCACATTACACAACTGTCTTAAATGTTGATGGTTTGGAAACACCAATGACTATTGGAGGCATTTCGAAATTTGAGAAACAAAATGACATCTCTGTAAACGTATATGGGCTGGAAATGAATGTCGCTAAAGAAAAAACATTTTACGTAACAATACCGTTAAGGTTGTGTAAAATTAAATTAGCTAGACATGTAAATTTGCTGATGATACAagataaatattttctaaaattaaacgATTATGAGGCACCTATTGAGGATGATGAAATTGTAGATATCAAATACCATTATTGCATGATAAAGAATCTGTCTCGGCTTTTATCCAGTCAAACAAGCAATCATAGCCATAAAATATTTGTATGCGATAGATGTCTAAATTATTTTAGCAGTTTTGACAGACTAAATGATCATGCAAAATATTGTGAGAGAATCAACGACTGCAAAGTTTCATTTCCACCATATCAAcatgttaaatttaaaaatcatgtgTATAAGCAGACAACACCTTTTGTTGTCTATGCAGACTTTGAAGCAAtgctacaaaaaattaaaaatggaccgCTTAAAAGTAAAACAATTAAACATCAGGAGCATAAAGCCTTTAGCGCCGGGTATTATGTCAAATGTTCTTATGATGAATCATTATCTTTTTATCGAAGCTACGCAGGTACGGGCTGTCTCGAATGGTATGCCAAGGAAATGGCTGATTTGGCAATGTTTGTGAATGGAAAGATAAAGCATATTGTGCCTATGAATATTAAACCAAACACTAATGGAGCAACTGATTGTCATATTTGCGAAAAAACATTTGTAGAAGAAGATGTGGTTGTTAAAGACCATTGCCACTTTACAGGAGCTTTCCGAGGATTTGCACACCAAGTGTGTAATCTTAACTTTAGAAAACAGTTTGTTGTTccgattttttttcataatcttagCGGTTACGACTCACATTTCATGATAAGGCAATTGGCGAAAAAAGGAAGTATCAGCCTACTCCCAATAAACAAGGAAAGATATATTTCCTTTACTCTGAACGATACACAATCCGCAGTTAAGTTGAGATTCGTTGATTCATTGAGATTTTTGAATTCCTCACTGGATAAACTGGCAACCACATTAAATACAGAAGATTTAAGGTACTTGGCTCGAGAATTTCCAAATGCCGCTCCTGAACAAATAGAGCTATTGAGAAGAAAAGGCATATTCCCATATGAATACATTGATTCTATGGATAGGTTAAAGGAAACTCAACTCCCATCTATTGATAAATTTTATAGTTCGCTAACAAATGAAAGCATCTCTAAAGATATGTACCAACATGCGCAAAACGTTTGGCAATCatttgatattaaaaatattttggaaTATAGCTTGTTATACATGAAGACCGATATAATGTTGTTAACTTGCATCTTTGAAAATTTCCGACAAAAATGTCGAGGTACATACGGTCTTGATCCTGCCTGGTACTTCACTATGCCAGGTTTTTCGTGGGATGCCATGCTTAAATATACAGGTTGCAAATTGGAGTTGCTGCAGGATATCGATAAAATCATGTTTATCGAAAAATCTATTCGAGGTGGAATTAGTCAAGTGAGTAATCGATACTCGGAGGCTAATAACAAATATATGCCATCTTACGACTCCTCAAAGCCCAGCAAGTATGTGGTTTATTTAGACGTCAATAATCTTTACGGTTGGGCAATGTCCCAGTGTTTACCATATGCAAAGTTTGAGTGGGTGGACACTAACATCGATGTTCTTAGTATTCCAGACGATGGTGATACAGGATACATACTACAAGTTGACTTGGAGTACCCCGAACACTTGCATGATTTACACAAAGATTTTCCATTTTGTTGCGAACATCAAGTTCCATCAGGGTCAAAGTTTAAAAAACTTATGACTACGCTCCATAATAAAACAGAGTATACTTTGCATTACCGTAACCTGAAACAAGCTCTAAATGCAGGGCTGAAACTTACAAAAATCCATAAAGTGTTGAAATTTCAACAAAGCGCCTGGCTCAAACCATATATCGATCTTAATACAAAACTACGAACTGCAGCAACAACGGCATTTGAGAAAGACTTATACAAATTAGCTAACAATGCTATATTCGGTAAAACAATGGAGAACATACGCAAACACCGCATAGTAAAGCTTGTTTCTAAGTGGGAGGGGAGATATGGAgccaaaaatttaatttccaGCCCTCGATTTCACAACAGAACTATTTTTGATGAAAATCTGATGGCAATCGAGCTAAATAAAACAAATCTAACATTCAACAAACCATTGTACATTGGAATGTCTATTCTAGACATATCTAAAGTCTGCATGTATGATTTTCATTATAATTTCATGCTACCAACTGTTGGAATTGAAAATTTAAAGCTGATGTATGGGGATACAGATAGTTTTATCTATGAAGTAACATGTGACGATGTTTACAGGGATGTCATTCAAACAAATCTATCTAAATTCGACACATCGGACTATGCCGAGGATAACCCCTATAACATCCCACAAGTCAATAAAAAAGTGCTTGGCTTAATGAAGGATGAGGCTAATGGACGCATCATTACTCATTTTGTAGGACTTAGATCGAAAATGTACTCGTTTAAACTGCAATATACAAACGAGGAGCGGCAGACCTTGTGGCAAAAATACAAGAATACCATGGATGATGCCGCTAttgaaaaaattgtaaataactTGGGTGTTACGAAAAAATCTAAAGGGGTTAAGTATTCGGTTGTAAAAAATTCTATTACATTTGAGGATTACGTGGAGTGTCTAAAAGAATTTACCACAAAAAGCGTTACACAATCAACATTTCGTTCCTACGCACACAACATGTTTACAATCACGCAGGAAAAAATCGCGTTGTCTCCGTATGATGATAAACGATGTTTGCAAAAAGACTCATATGACACTTTGCCTTGGGGCCACTATGCCACTACAATGATTGAATAA